Proteins from one Armatimonadota bacterium genomic window:
- a CDS encoding sugar ABC transporter permease, translating into MTRRENNWPTALLFLAPNFLGFLAFMLLPIVFSLVMAFTNWQMTATAPLEFVGIDNFKDLLTDRRFWQFFGNTVYLMMGIPLSIAGSLVLAVVLSARLRGVVLFRTMFYLPTITSGVALFILWKAIYNPEFGPLNTMLGGLFDLFGIQADPPDWLLSIAWAKPAIMIMGIWTAIGGTNMLLYLAGISNIPPELYEAAEIDGAGRWAMFRHVTWPQLAPTTFFIVVMSAIGGLQGGFEQARVMTRGGPAESTVTLGYYIYMKGFEEYQLGYASAIAWVMFLLIFVMTLINWKFGKSAFDMDV; encoded by the coding sequence ATGACACGACGCGAGAACAACTGGCCCACGGCGCTGCTCTTCCTGGCGCCCAATTTCCTGGGTTTCCTGGCATTCATGCTGTTGCCGATCGTCTTCAGCCTGGTGATGGCCTTCACCAACTGGCAGATGACCGCCACGGCGCCCCTGGAGTTCGTGGGTATCGACAACTTCAAGGATCTCCTCACAGATCGCCGTTTCTGGCAGTTCTTCGGCAATACGGTCTATCTGATGATGGGCATTCCGCTGAGCATCGCCGGGTCGCTCGTCCTCGCGGTGGTTCTCAGTGCGCGCCTGCGTGGCGTGGTCTTGTTCCGCACCATGTTCTACCTGCCCACCATCACCAGCGGAGTCGCCCTGTTCATCCTGTGGAAAGCCATCTACAACCCGGAATTCGGTCCGCTGAACACCATGCTGGGTGGATTGTTCGACCTGTTCGGCATCCAGGCCGATCCCCCCGACTGGCTCCTTTCCATCGCTTGGGCGAAGCCCGCCATCATGATCATGGGCATCTGGACAGCCATCGGTGGCACGAACATGCTCCTTTACCTGGCGGGGATCAGCAATATTCCGCCGGAACTCTACGAGGCCGCGGAGATTGACGGGGCCGGCCGCTGGGCGATGTTCCGGCACGTCACCTGGCCGCAGCTTGCGCCCACCACGTTCTTCATCGTCGTCATGAGTGCGATTGGCGGTCTGCAGGGCGGCTTTGAGCAAGCCCGGGTCATGACACGTGGCGGCCCGGCGGAGTCAACGGTCACCCTCGGCTACTACATCTACATGAAGGGCTTCGAGGAGTACCAGCTCGGATATGCTTCAGCAATCGCCTGGGTCATGTTCCTGCTGATCTTCGTGATGACCCTGATCAACTGGAAGTTCGGCAAGAGCGCCTTCGATATGGACGTGTGA
- a CDS encoding carbohydrate ABC transporter permease, with product MAAHDYLDEKETRTAQGFRKRTPLQAVVTIGGYVLLTATALTMMYPFLWMVATSLKPLSEVQSGHFLPMEWRFANYAEVIRTIPFGRYYFNSVFVAAWVTWGQVLTSAAAAYAFSRLRWKMRDQVFLLYLATLMVPGLVTLIPNYWVLTTLKLINTYTVLILPACFSAYGTFLLRQFMLTIPTSLDEAAEIDGASHWQIFWDVVMPLARPGLIVLAIFTFMGNYQSFFWPLVMIKDDFLRTLPIGLLYFDSTYGRETTLLMAASVMAMIPLIVLFVVGQRFFVRGIQLGAVKG from the coding sequence ATGGCGGCACACGACTACCTGGACGAGAAGGAAACGCGAACCGCGCAGGGGTTCCGCAAGCGCACGCCCCTGCAGGCGGTGGTCACGATTGGCGGCTATGTTCTTCTTACCGCCACGGCGCTGACCATGATGTACCCATTCCTGTGGATGGTCGCGACCAGCCTCAAGCCACTATCCGAGGTACAGTCGGGCCATTTCCTGCCCATGGAATGGCGATTCGCCAATTATGCCGAGGTCATTCGGACCATCCCCTTCGGGCGCTACTACTTCAACAGCGTCTTTGTGGCCGCGTGGGTGACTTGGGGGCAGGTGCTGACCAGCGCCGCTGCGGCTTATGCCTTCAGCCGTCTGCGGTGGAAGATGCGGGACCAGGTCTTCTTGCTGTATCTCGCCACACTCATGGTCCCGGGCCTGGTCACGCTCATCCCGAACTATTGGGTCCTGACCACATTGAAGCTCATCAATACTTACACGGTCCTGATCCTGCCGGCGTGTTTCAGCGCATACGGCACCTTCCTGCTGCGACAGTTCATGCTGACCATCCCCACTAGCCTGGACGAGGCGGCGGAGATCGACGGCGCCAGCCACTGGCAGATCTTCTGGGACGTGGTGATGCCCCTTGCGCGCCCTGGCTTGATTGTGCTGGCGATCTTCACCTTCATGGGCAACTATCAGTCATTCTTCTGGCCGCTGGTCATGATCAAGGACGACTTCCTGCGCACCCTGCCCATCGGCTTGCTGTACTTCGACAGCACCTACGGCCGCGAGACCACCCTACTCATGGCGGCGTCGGTGATGGCAATGATTCCGCTGATCGTGCTGTTTGTGGTGGGCCAGCGCTTCTTCGTCCGTGGCATCCAACTCGGGGCAGTGAAGGGGTAG
- a CDS encoding 30S ribosomal protein S18, translating to MAQDRRRGGQRRPRPFRRRRKKPCAMCANPAVNIVDYKNLELLRQYVDEHGRVRKARQTGSCRKHQSQVAKAIKLARVMALLPYVVD from the coding sequence GTGGCACAAGACAGACGTCGTGGCGGGCAGCGCCGACCGCGCCCCTTCCGCAGGCGCAGGAAGAAGCCGTGCGCGATGTGCGCAAATCCCGCAGTAAACATCGTGGACTACAAGAACCTCGAGTTGCTCCGGCAATACGTTGACGAGCATGGCCGAGTGCGCAAGGCCCGGCAAACTGGCAGTTGCCGCAAGCATCAGAGCCAGGTTGCCAAGGCCATCAAGCTCGCACGGGTCATGGCCCTGCTGCCCTACGTCGTCGACTAG
- a CDS encoding PAS domain S-box protein yields MSEWADVRGLCETIPHAALLLDSDSRIAYANPAARELFGFCNGSGEVSWLELSLDGRAPEATGPSGRACGFRTPGGELAAHVVIASLANGGWIVVISPSDSGTDRIFRRIIDATQDLVFIIGRDDQIEYVNEVAANVLGRTAADLIGQPRSSLFPQSVAASQRAALAEAFETGRSVSRESCIDLGTRHIWLDTRLVPLLNESGNVVSVLGVSRDVSARREAEAALRASEDTAWALLNASNDLAILVDPDWRILAINDACARTFGKRVEDLVGTEVYEHMDASVVQLRRQRGEMVLRTRQPARFEETRGDSRFLTSIYPVLSEDGTVTRLAVYVHDITERRQAEQRQRLMASGLRSLVAIADELLQCDEMDALLRKAVELPREALGLDRCSVYLTEGDHLRGTYGTHLDGSTSDERELRIPADIRSEAAGLREPGQPRWTASQGALVEWDGREMRDIGPGWTARTQIRAADRVVGIFYNDNARQRRPLDPVTQELVAVYCSFLGNIIERKRAEQALRSSEERLRKMAELMPAVFWMSSVDGRRLEYISPAFERLTGRPAADFLNREDAWLELVHPADRRIAEYVLNAESADELDFSYRIIRANGEVRMVNTKAANVHDETGRAVQVIGFTVDITDRQLAEDALRASEQRFRSLFDATNEGLLAVGIATERILTANPAFSEMIGYTTDELLTMGIRDIHPPESFEDVRRQFHAMASGELSVVKDVPVLRRDRSVFYADISARRVELDGISALLGVFHDVTERRRIADAQRLAAIGQLAAGVAHEFNNLLASMMLAAELAEDRRDPEGFSRLTEVVLESTARGAEICHNLVTFARPREPMRIPVTLEQAIDAALSVASRQLEISDVTVVRDYRSGGVTVMADPGQLEQVFLNLIINACHAMPVGGVVTLRTRSEVDGGGGRVAVADVVDTGTGIKPEHMPHIFEPFFTTKGVRGDSRLPGSGLGLSVSLGIMRGHGGTLEASSTWGRGSTFTLRIPACTDEEARSSRPGRTVQQSGAPVSGLRVLVAEDEPGLRELITDVLTQRGHVVVTVASGDAAAESLRSYPFDALVTDLVMPGGGGVAALQALRDLDPRPIAIVVTGRIEPDEEAMSGLADVLLAKPFSVADLVKRLEDCAARRQAEPGE; encoded by the coding sequence ATGTCGGAGTGGGCCGATGTACGGGGACTGTGCGAGACGATCCCGCACGCCGCGCTCTTGCTGGATAGCGATTCCCGGATAGCGTATGCCAACCCGGCTGCCCGGGAACTCTTCGGTTTCTGCAACGGGTCGGGAGAGGTGTCGTGGCTGGAGCTCTCGCTGGACGGAAGGGCTCCCGAAGCGACGGGGCCGTCTGGCCGCGCCTGCGGCTTCCGAACGCCCGGGGGCGAGCTAGCGGCGCATGTGGTGATCGCGTCCCTTGCAAACGGCGGGTGGATAGTTGTGATCTCCCCGTCGGACAGCGGCACCGACCGCATTTTCCGGCGCATCATTGACGCAACCCAGGACCTAGTGTTCATCATCGGGCGCGACGACCAGATCGAATACGTCAATGAGGTCGCGGCCAACGTCCTGGGACGCACGGCCGCAGACCTGATTGGCCAGCCGCGTTCCTCCCTCTTCCCGCAGAGCGTCGCGGCGAGCCAGCGGGCGGCTCTCGCGGAGGCCTTCGAAACCGGCAGATCCGTTTCCCGTGAAAGCTGCATCGACCTGGGCACACGTCACATCTGGCTGGACACTCGTCTCGTGCCCCTGTTGAATGAATCAGGGAACGTCGTCTCTGTCCTGGGAGTCTCGCGAGACGTATCGGCCCGTCGCGAGGCCGAGGCAGCCCTTCGCGCCAGCGAGGATACAGCGTGGGCTCTCCTCAACGCCAGCAACGATCTGGCGATTCTCGTCGATCCAGATTGGCGGATCCTTGCAATCAACGATGCCTGCGCACGGACCTTCGGAAAGCGCGTCGAAGACCTTGTCGGAACTGAGGTCTATGAGCACATGGATGCGTCGGTGGTCCAGCTGCGCCGCCAGCGCGGCGAGATGGTCCTGCGTACCAGGCAACCGGCGCGTTTCGAGGAGACGCGCGGCGATAGCCGTTTCCTGACTTCGATCTACCCTGTCCTGAGCGAGGACGGCACTGTCACGCGGCTTGCCGTCTACGTCCATGACATCACCGAACGCAGGCAGGCCGAACAGCGCCAGCGTCTCATGGCCAGCGGTCTGCGATCACTGGTGGCGATTGCGGATGAGTTGCTCCAGTGTGATGAGATGGACGCACTTCTGCGCAAAGCCGTAGAGCTCCCGCGCGAGGCCCTTGGTCTCGACCGCTGCTCCGTGTATCTGACGGAAGGCGATCATTTGCGCGGGACTTATGGCACTCACCTCGACGGGTCCACCAGCGATGAGCGCGAACTGCGCATCCCCGCGGACATCCGGTCCGAAGCTGCAGGATTGCGCGAGCCGGGACAGCCCCGCTGGACTGCGTCCCAGGGGGCCCTCGTAGAGTGGGATGGGCGAGAGATGCGCGACATCGGTCCCGGATGGACGGCCCGGACCCAGATCCGCGCCGCCGACCGGGTGGTGGGAATCTTCTACAACGACAATGCCCGCCAGCGCCGACCGCTAGACCCGGTGACCCAGGAGTTGGTCGCTGTCTATTGCTCCTTCCTGGGGAACATTATTGAGCGTAAGCGCGCGGAACAGGCATTGCGCAGCTCCGAAGAGCGACTCCGGAAAATGGCCGAGCTCATGCCCGCCGTTTTCTGGATGAGTTCGGTTGATGGCCGCCGCCTGGAGTACATTAGCCCAGCTTTCGAGAGGCTGACCGGCAGGCCGGCTGCGGATTTTCTGAACCGGGAGGATGCCTGGCTGGAACTGGTGCACCCAGCGGACCGGCGGATTGCGGAGTACGTGCTGAACGCGGAAAGCGCCGATGAGCTCGACTTCTCGTACCGCATCATCCGTGCCAACGGCGAAGTGCGGATGGTGAATACCAAGGCCGCCAACGTTCATGACGAGACTGGGCGCGCTGTGCAGGTGATCGGCTTCACGGTCGACATCACGGACAGACAACTTGCCGAGGACGCGCTGAGGGCTTCCGAGCAACGCTTCCGATCCCTTTTCGATGCCACCAATGAAGGGCTTCTGGCGGTGGGCATCGCAACGGAACGGATATTGACAGCAAACCCTGCGTTCAGCGAGATGATCGGGTATACCACCGATGAACTCCTGACCATGGGCATCCGCGACATCCATCCGCCGGAATCCTTCGAAGATGTCAGGCGCCAGTTCCACGCCATGGCCAGCGGCGAGTTGAGCGTGGTCAAGGACGTGCCCGTTCTGCGGCGCGACAGGAGCGTCTTCTATGCGGACATTAGCGCGAGACGGGTTGAGCTGGATGGGATCAGCGCACTGCTTGGGGTCTTCCACGATGTCACAGAGCGCCGACGCATCGCCGACGCACAACGTCTGGCGGCCATCGGGCAGCTCGCGGCTGGGGTCGCCCACGAGTTCAATAATCTGCTGGCGAGCATGATGCTGGCCGCCGAACTCGCCGAGGACCGGCGTGACCCCGAGGGGTTCAGCCGGCTCACCGAGGTCGTGCTTGAGTCGACCGCACGAGGGGCCGAGATCTGTCACAATCTCGTGACCTTCGCGCGGCCGCGCGAGCCAATGCGAATACCGGTGACGCTGGAACAGGCCATCGATGCCGCCCTGAGCGTGGCGTCGCGCCAACTGGAAATCAGCGATGTTACGGTGGTCCGGGACTACCGCAGCGGCGGGGTCACAGTCATGGCGGACCCGGGGCAACTGGAGCAGGTATTCCTCAATCTCATCATCAACGCATGCCACGCCATGCCGGTCGGTGGCGTCGTGACCCTCCGCACCCGAAGCGAGGTAGACGGGGGCGGTGGTCGGGTGGCGGTCGCAGACGTGGTTGACACCGGCACCGGGATCAAGCCCGAGCACATGCCCCACATCTTCGAGCCGTTCTTCACGACTAAGGGCGTCCGGGGAGACAGCCGTCTGCCCGGCAGTGGTCTCGGGCTCTCGGTTTCTCTCGGCATCATGCGGGGCCACGGCGGGACGCTCGAGGCCAGCAGCACGTGGGGCAGGGGCAGCACTTTCACCCTGCGCATTCCCGCTTGCACCGACGAAGAGGCCCGTTCCTCACGCCCCGGCAGAACCGTGCAGCAAAGCGGCGCCCCGGTCTCGGGTCTTCGGGTGCTGGTCGCCGAGGACGAGCCAGGCCTGCGGGAACTGATCACCGACGTACTTACCCAGCGCGGGCACGTGGTGGTCACAGTGGCGTCCGGCGACGCGGCCGCAGAGTCCCTGCGCAGCTACCCATTCGACGCGCTGGTGACCGATCTCGTCATGCCTGGCGGCGGTGGTGTTGCGGCGCTGCAGGCCTTGAGGGATCTGGACCCGCGCCCCATCGCAATCGTCGTCACGGGCCGCATCGAGCCCGACGAGGAGGCCATGAGTGGTCTGGCCGACGTCCTGCTCGCCAAACCGTTCAGCGTTGCGGACCTGGTGAAAAGGCTCGAGGACTGTGCTGCCCGACGACAGGCCGAGCCCGGCGAATGA
- a CDS encoding beta-N-acetylhexosaminidase has protein sequence MSLWTLFAPALAALCLSASAAQVITENFGSEKTGPFVQITGDAKIADGVLVTTPLPNWQRSGVNVGPLPVGDGTWTVQYDFQQIAPGNQCQSFVSQTPSSHHYMVYVHPGGGMNLHLRHEGAWKQRASWAGPIRPDTWYTARATLTRTSFQFTVREKGADQDLWDTGILPMDDVGQETTCALVDEAPTNQGGTRWDNLTVDTDREDVMVAMQEQARRIAEERRLAEQQAEACAKLAELGIALIPFPQRVTLGEGAFDFAPDTVIIPDPNHPDRMRDVEIVRAVLKERLDLELGVGTDGPAGALILSRPTAERPADWHGDQGYRIEVLGNSAEIIADSPRGFFYGAQTLCQLASAGRKLPQCTITDWPAIESRLVMIAVSQGAFKVIDVEYWKRVIRELAAVKISHIMPYFEGGTFYYEKYPFLGLKGRDGFTIEKGKELSDYAKEHFISLVPQQEALGHSGNVLAHEELKDLRESGGVFCSSNPRTFEFLGDLFDELIQAFPHAEAIHVGGDEFLHGFAKCDQCKARAAEIGPEGLYAEHLEKLREMLAARNRKMMIWWHEEGFTEKAGDRLSKDIAVFDWHYGNQASYPSLKRLQDLGFPTWATPAVTRYYDGGNDWRNTFGNIRGFLTEGARRRVPGECTCTWVHGIWGGRNLFELNLYGVVFSANCAWNPLAAETEDFAWRFGRQWFGLDDPDLGQQVMDAIHAPYGAPGKQGFWANNRALEEILGQPLSKLAETLAEKPEMVSQAQELEGHCRKARSTLEHWLATAPRNVVTAEFYLHDVHIHETVARLILAVDSLVKSYAQARQLGFAELPDQLAPELQKFRRLAKDLETIEAMYQRSILEAGGGPCGWGGWFPYVAGGGVQFRAPQAKAQVEALIKHLERLINTGKLPEQPWAP, from the coding sequence ATGAGTCTGTGGACACTCTTTGCGCCTGCTCTGGCGGCCCTGTGCCTGAGTGCTTCGGCGGCCCAGGTCATTACGGAAAACTTTGGCTCCGAGAAGACCGGGCCGTTTGTCCAGATCACCGGAGACGCCAAGATCGCGGACGGCGTCCTGGTCACCACTCCACTGCCCAACTGGCAGCGCAGCGGCGTCAACGTTGGCCCGCTGCCCGTGGGTGACGGGACGTGGACGGTCCAGTATGACTTCCAGCAGATTGCTCCCGGCAACCAGTGCCAGTCCTTCGTCTCGCAGACCCCGAGCAGCCACCACTATATGGTGTATGTGCATCCGGGAGGCGGCATGAACCTTCACCTGCGGCATGAAGGCGCATGGAAGCAGCGCGCCTCCTGGGCCGGGCCGATCAGGCCGGATACATGGTACACCGCCCGGGCGACGCTGACGCGCACGTCATTCCAGTTCACGGTCCGAGAGAAGGGCGCAGATCAGGACCTGTGGGACACCGGCATTCTCCCCATGGACGACGTGGGCCAGGAGACCACCTGCGCCCTCGTAGACGAAGCACCCACGAACCAGGGCGGCACGCGTTGGGACAACCTGACCGTGGACACCGACCGCGAAGACGTCATGGTGGCCATGCAGGAACAGGCGCGGCGCATTGCTGAAGAGCGCCGGCTGGCTGAACAGCAGGCCGAAGCATGCGCGAAGTTGGCCGAACTCGGCATCGCGCTGATCCCTTTCCCCCAGCGGGTGACACTTGGCGAGGGAGCCTTCGATTTCGCTCCAGACACCGTCATTATCCCGGACCCCAATCACCCGGACAGGATGCGGGACGTGGAAATCGTCCGTGCTGTCCTCAAGGAGCGACTGGACCTGGAACTGGGCGTGGGCACTGACGGGCCCGCCGGCGCTCTGATTCTCAGCCGTCCCACCGCTGAGCGCCCGGCGGACTGGCATGGCGACCAGGGCTACCGGATCGAGGTGCTCGGCAACAGCGCGGAGATCATCGCCGACTCGCCGAGGGGCTTCTTCTACGGCGCCCAAACCCTCTGCCAGCTTGCGTCGGCAGGCCGGAAGCTTCCGCAGTGCACCATTACCGACTGGCCGGCCATCGAAAGCCGCCTGGTCATGATCGCCGTGAGCCAGGGGGCGTTCAAGGTCATCGACGTCGAGTACTGGAAGCGGGTGATCCGCGAACTGGCCGCGGTGAAGATCAGCCACATCATGCCCTACTTCGAGGGCGGCACCTTCTACTACGAGAAGTACCCCTTCCTGGGACTCAAGGGCCGGGACGGCTTCACCATCGAGAAGGGCAAGGAACTCAGCGACTATGCCAAAGAGCATTTCATCAGCCTTGTCCCGCAACAGGAGGCCCTCGGGCACTCCGGAAATGTGCTGGCCCACGAGGAGCTCAAGGACCTGCGCGAGAGCGGCGGGGTCTTCTGTTCATCCAACCCGCGCACCTTCGAGTTCCTGGGCGACCTGTTCGATGAACTCATTCAGGCTTTCCCTCACGCCGAAGCCATTCACGTGGGCGGGGACGAGTTCCTCCACGGGTTCGCGAAGTGCGACCAGTGCAAGGCCCGGGCGGCGGAGATCGGCCCCGAAGGGCTGTACGCCGAACACCTGGAGAAGCTGCGTGAGATGCTGGCGGCGCGCAATAGGAAGATGATGATCTGGTGGCACGAGGAGGGCTTCACGGAGAAGGCAGGAGACAGGCTCTCCAAGGATATCGCGGTTTTCGACTGGCACTACGGGAACCAGGCCAGTTATCCGTCGCTCAAGCGCCTGCAGGACCTGGGGTTCCCGACCTGGGCCACGCCGGCGGTGACGCGCTACTACGACGGCGGAAACGACTGGCGCAACACCTTCGGTAACATCCGGGGCTTCCTGACAGAGGGCGCACGGCGCAGGGTGCCGGGCGAATGCACCTGCACCTGGGTCCACGGTATCTGGGGCGGACGCAACCTGTTCGAGCTGAACCTGTACGGCGTGGTGTTCAGCGCAAACTGCGCCTGGAATCCGCTGGCGGCGGAAACGGAAGACTTCGCATGGCGCTTTGGGCGGCAATGGTTCGGGCTGGACGACCCCGATCTGGGCCAGCAGGTGATGGACGCCATCCACGCCCCCTACGGCGCTCCCGGCAAGCAGGGCTTCTGGGCCAACAACCGGGCACTGGAGGAGATCCTCGGGCAGCCCCTGTCGAAACTCGCTGAGACCCTCGCCGAGAAGCCGGAGATGGTGTCCCAGGCGCAGGAGCTTGAGGGGCACTGCCGCAAGGCTCGGAGCACCCTGGAGCACTGGCTCGCCACAGCACCCCGAAATGTGGTCACAGCCGAGTTCTACCTGCATGACGTACACATTCACGAGACTGTTGCGCGGCTGATCCTGGCGGTGGATAGCCTTGTGAAATCTTACGCCCAGGCGCGGCAGCTTGGGTTCGCGGAGCTCCCGGATCAGCTCGCGCCCGAGCTTCAGAAGTTCCGGCGTCTGGCGAAAGACCTGGAGACCATCGAAGCCATGTACCAGCGTTCCATCCTGGAAGCCGGCGGTGGACCATGCGGCTGGGGTGGCTGGTTCCCGTATGTTGCCGGCGGCGGAGTTCAGTTTCGAGCGCCCCAGGCCAAGGCGCAGGTGGAAGCGCTGATCAAGCATCTTGAGCGGCTGATCAACACGGGCAAGCTGCCGGAGCAGCCCTGGGCGCCCTGA
- a CDS encoding sugar phosphate isomerase/epimerase produces MSLLTGTQLYGWGQVYARDGQRIEDHYHEVLATVRDIGMGTAERVLGDLDAAGVRAWADLLRANDLTPVSLYAGGALHEIEAARNTCDHLLALAPTLAEQGFRVLNMNPDPIGREKTVDELTVQAAAIQRLGEGLRSVGIALGLHNHTPEMVNGAREFHHNLRNTSPDAVGLCMDWHWCWRGGSDPWELWELYGDRVVSFHLRQSRDGIWTEAFEDGDLDYRPLIHQLVQRDFSGPVLLELALEEGTPQTRTAAENHRLSFEYLKSLLP; encoded by the coding sequence ATGTCCTTGCTCACAGGTACCCAGCTGTACGGATGGGGACAGGTATACGCGCGTGACGGACAGCGGATCGAGGACCACTACCACGAGGTGCTTGCGACGGTGCGTGACATCGGGATGGGCACCGCAGAGCGAGTGCTGGGCGACCTGGATGCCGCCGGTGTGCGCGCCTGGGCCGACCTGCTGCGCGCCAACGATCTCACACCCGTAAGCCTCTACGCCGGTGGCGCACTGCACGAGATCGAGGCCGCGCGGAACACCTGCGATCACCTGCTCGCACTCGCTCCCACTCTGGCGGAACAGGGGTTCCGCGTCCTCAACATGAACCCGGATCCCATCGGACGCGAGAAAACCGTCGATGAGCTGACAGTCCAGGCGGCAGCGATCCAGCGGCTGGGTGAGGGCCTGCGGTCGGTGGGGATCGCCCTGGGGTTGCACAATCACACTCCGGAGATGGTGAACGGCGCCCGGGAGTTCCACCACAACCTGCGCAATACATCCCCCGACGCCGTGGGGCTCTGTATGGACTGGCACTGGTGCTGGCGCGGAGGCTCGGACCCGTGGGAACTATGGGAACTGTACGGCGACCGCGTGGTCTCTTTCCACCTGCGGCAGTCCCGGGACGGCATCTGGACCGAGGCCTTTGAAGATGGCGACCTGGACTACCGCCCGCTGATCCATCAGCTCGTTCAGCGGGATTTCAGCGGCCCGGTCCTGCTCGAACTGGCCCTGGAAGAAGGGACGCCGCAGACACGGACTGCCGCCGAAAACCACCGGCTGAGTTTCGAGTACCTGAAATCGCTGCTGCCGTGA